One Desulforhopalus sp. DNA segment encodes these proteins:
- the mfd gene encoding transcription-repair coupling factor produces the protein MILDTLLDQLSNTALCTVSGMRGASPAWLAAQLAERRPCCVIVPDEHLIPVIEQDLSLFTNAQILTYPGHEIPPYTPLSPDQRIAATRLSTLYRLKAGSGHILVTSIEALLRRIMPETLLSQVAEYILSGEDCNQEELLAKLEYLGYEKVALAQSVGDFSVRGGIIDIYPPPFPLEGGAVHDGPIRLDFFGDTIESLRPFDPFTQRSSGELAEATLLPVTDILLDAGAPEEHKKAAALFHEYAIKYDWDSEETARIAERIATGQRFAGMEFFLPLFYHGHGRPSSAVLDFVAQNAVLLLIDPEGIEQSMELTLERIYRNYQSAGEKFAPAIPPSDLFVEKAELQKQVGDFRQLLITDFCGPDDPAIAIGAGNHQLLKQDIALKRAKLGILAPLSEAISAWQKNGERVVICCRSSRHTKNLAELLTKHSQQIQILPAPLDLEALAGSLNHELLYLVDHPLSEGFSLPALRLHILSESELFGEMRLGGKKQQKQKQKEDPLLFTELHTGDIVVHRDHGLGIYRGLETVSFQSVINDFVCIEYRDGDKLFLPVDRLNLLNKYQGLSDREPKIDKLGSQNWKTTKSKVKEEVWKVAQELLDIYAKRELREGKQFSPAGQLFHELEESFPFDETPGQEQSINDVIGDLTSDRPMDRLVCGDVGYGKTEVAVRAAFKVVEDGYQVAILVPTTVLAEQHAKTFAERLQGFPVTIACLNRFRSPADQRKILKDLAKGGVDIVIGTHRLLSKDVVFNNLGLVVIDEEHRFGVAHKERLKKLRAEVDILTLTATPIPRTLQMSLLSIRDLSVISTPPVHRQPVKTFVARYDELVIKEAVSKELRRGGQVFFVHNRVRSIHQMAATVQKLVPEASIAVAHGQMGGKELEEIMVNFVTRKINVLVSTTIIESGLDIPSANTIIINRADMLGLAEIYQLRGRVGRSSTQSFAYLLVPSLDGLSKDSKERLRALMDCSDLGGGFKLAMNDLQIRGGGNLLGISQSGNIAAIGYDLYLDLLQKTVADLKAEANLSDTRSLEDLDPEVNLQLSAYIPDTYIPDISQRYITYRRMAALINAPPERLDDLREELVDRYGALPVEAFTLLRIITVKKELATMRIAKLEQGRDSLVFTFQNDTPIAPEMLLDFLERCAKIKNRIPPKLAPDGRLIISGKLASTEHIFDTIATTLHELGKLIPSA, from the coding sequence ATGATTCTTGACACTCTCCTCGATCAACTGAGCAATACTGCCCTTTGTACCGTCTCTGGCATGCGTGGTGCGAGTCCGGCCTGGCTTGCTGCCCAACTCGCTGAGCGCCGGCCGTGCTGCGTCATCGTCCCGGACGAACATCTTATCCCGGTGATTGAACAGGATCTTTCTCTCTTCACCAACGCCCAGATACTCACATACCCAGGCCATGAGATTCCTCCGTACACCCCCCTGTCACCGGACCAGCGCATCGCCGCCACCAGACTGTCAACACTGTACCGCCTGAAAGCGGGTTCAGGGCACATTCTGGTCACCTCCATTGAGGCCCTGTTACGGCGGATCATGCCAGAAACCCTGCTCAGTCAGGTGGCCGAATATATCCTCTCCGGCGAAGACTGCAATCAAGAGGAACTCCTCGCCAAACTTGAATATCTTGGCTATGAAAAAGTGGCCTTAGCACAGTCGGTAGGGGATTTCTCGGTCAGGGGTGGAATCATTGACATCTATCCGCCGCCTTTTCCCTTAGAGGGCGGGGCTGTGCACGACGGCCCGATTCGACTCGATTTCTTCGGGGACACCATCGAATCGCTCCGCCCCTTCGATCCATTTACCCAACGGTCGAGTGGTGAACTTGCCGAGGCAACCCTGCTCCCGGTAACTGACATCCTTCTCGATGCTGGCGCGCCTGAAGAACACAAAAAAGCCGCGGCGCTCTTTCACGAGTACGCGATCAAATACGATTGGGACAGCGAGGAAACCGCCCGGATTGCCGAGCGGATTGCCACCGGCCAGCGCTTTGCCGGAATGGAGTTTTTTCTCCCCTTGTTTTATCACGGCCACGGACGACCAAGCTCGGCGGTTCTCGATTTTGTCGCACAAAATGCCGTTCTCCTCCTTATCGATCCAGAGGGGATTGAGCAGAGCATGGAGCTCACCCTGGAGCGCATCTACCGCAACTACCAAAGTGCCGGAGAAAAGTTCGCCCCGGCCATTCCCCCATCCGACCTGTTTGTCGAAAAAGCGGAATTGCAAAAGCAGGTGGGTGACTTTCGACAGTTGTTGATAACGGATTTCTGCGGGCCAGATGATCCCGCCATAGCCATTGGCGCCGGTAATCATCAACTGCTCAAACAGGACATTGCCCTCAAGCGGGCAAAACTTGGCATCCTCGCACCGCTTTCCGAGGCAATTTCGGCGTGGCAAAAAAATGGGGAGCGGGTGGTAATCTGCTGTCGTTCCAGCCGCCACACGAAAAATCTCGCCGAACTGCTAACCAAGCATTCTCAACAGATTCAAATCCTTCCGGCACCGCTTGACCTCGAGGCACTTGCCGGCAGTCTCAATCATGAGCTGCTGTATCTGGTTGATCACCCCTTATCCGAGGGGTTTTCTCTACCTGCCCTGCGGCTGCATATCCTCTCGGAAAGCGAGTTGTTCGGCGAGATGCGTCTTGGCGGCAAGAAACAACAAAAGCAAAAACAGAAAGAGGATCCCCTGCTCTTTACCGAGCTGCATACTGGCGACATCGTCGTCCATCGCGACCACGGCCTGGGTATCTATCGCGGCCTGGAAACGGTCAGCTTTCAGTCTGTTATCAACGACTTTGTCTGTATCGAGTACCGCGACGGCGATAAACTGTTCCTGCCTGTCGACCGGTTGAACCTCCTCAATAAGTACCAGGGGCTCTCCGACCGGGAGCCGAAGATCGATAAGCTCGGCAGCCAGAACTGGAAGACCACCAAATCGAAGGTGAAAGAAGAGGTCTGGAAGGTCGCCCAAGAGCTTCTCGATATCTATGCCAAACGCGAACTGCGCGAAGGTAAACAGTTTTCTCCGGCGGGCCAGCTTTTTCATGAGCTGGAGGAATCCTTTCCCTTTGATGAGACACCCGGCCAGGAGCAGTCTATCAACGATGTCATCGGTGATCTGACCAGCGACCGCCCCATGGATCGCCTGGTCTGCGGCGATGTCGGCTACGGGAAAACCGAGGTGGCGGTTCGGGCGGCCTTCAAGGTCGTCGAGGATGGCTACCAGGTGGCGATACTCGTACCTACTACCGTCCTCGCCGAACAACACGCCAAAACCTTTGCTGAACGACTGCAGGGCTTTCCGGTTACCATCGCCTGCCTCAACCGCTTCCGCAGCCCGGCCGATCAGCGAAAAATCCTCAAGGACCTCGCCAAGGGTGGTGTGGATATCGTCATCGGCACCCACCGTCTGCTGTCAAAGGACGTGGTTTTTAACAATCTCGGCTTGGTGGTGATTGACGAGGAACATCGCTTCGGCGTAGCCCACAAGGAGCGGCTGAAAAAATTACGCGCCGAGGTGGATATCCTCACCCTCACCGCCACCCCCATTCCCCGTACCCTGCAGATGTCGCTCCTGTCCATTCGCGACCTCTCGGTCATCTCCACCCCACCAGTACACCGGCAACCGGTGAAGACCTTTGTCGCCAGGTACGACGAGCTGGTCATTAAAGAGGCAGTCAGCAAGGAACTCCGCCGCGGAGGCCAGGTGTTTTTTGTCCACAACCGGGTCAGATCCATCCATCAAATGGCCGCTACCGTCCAGAAACTGGTGCCGGAGGCCAGTATCGCCGTGGCTCACGGCCAAATGGGCGGTAAGGAGCTGGAAGAGATCATGGTCAACTTTGTTACCAGAAAGATCAATGTCCTGGTGAGCACAACGATCATTGAATCCGGCCTCGATATCCCCTCCGCCAACACCATCATTATCAACCGCGCCGACATGCTCGGTCTCGCTGAAATCTACCAGCTGCGCGGCCGGGTCGGCAGGTCAAGCACCCAGAGCTTTGCCTATCTCCTCGTCCCATCGCTTGACGGCCTGAGCAAGGATTCCAAAGAACGGCTCCGCGCCCTCATGGATTGTAGCGACCTAGGCGGCGGCTTTAAACTGGCGATGAATGATCTGCAGATTCGCGGTGGCGGCAACCTGCTGGGTATCTCCCAGAGCGGCAATATTGCCGCCATCGGCTACGACCTCTATCTCGATCTGCTGCAAAAAACCGTCGCCGACCTGAAAGCTGAAGCCAATTTGAGCGATACACGCAGCCTTGAAGACCTCGACCCCGAGGTCAACCTGCAACTCTCCGCCTATATCCCGGACACCTATATCCCCGATATCAGTCAGCGCTACATCACCTACCGCAGGATGGCCGCTCTTATCAATGCGCCACCAGAAAGACTCGACGACCTGCGTGAAGAGCTAGTCGACCGCTATGGAGCCTTGCCGGTGGAGGCTTTCACCCTGCTTCGCATCATCACCGTTAAAAAGGAATTGGCGACCATGCGC
- the bamA gene encoding outer membrane protein assembly factor BamA: MTVSRNVVPSTSLRLSLVALSYLLVFLFSPQLVFPASQKTSFLPLNVHSPSDAKALQTAADKALQTAIGQTTIRLIPRNDAEKLVNYNEAWPPSAKTLRSLAEKIDSDNIAVGDLTLIGSKISIDIKVFDILSPGTPAFFFQTAESLDGLPQALSKIAAEMKNHLERESRIASIAPEGNQRIDSGAILSKILTKVGDPYSQTGLRNDLKEIFKMGFFNDVQIDIKDSAQGKKVVFRVIEKPVINTIVYEGINELKEDDVKAAANIKEHFILNPAKITAAEEAIKKLYKTKGFYNSKVTSTITYPDDKGANIRFAINEGQKVFIKEISVEGNTTFTDKELLADIETDEKWFMSWLTDAGLLDMAKVQQDAQKIISFYNNNGFLEAKVGEPVITQQEEWLFVKFIVEEGPRFRVGAVDVTGDLIGDKEKMLSLLSIRNEKYVSRQIIRDNILALTDYYAESGYAFANIRPITAKSPTGDRMDVTLKVTKGNLVYIDRISIKGNSRTRDNVIRRELRIAEGGVFDSKALRQSTQALQRLMYFEEVNITPEPSLDPDRMNVIVQVKEKSTGTFSIGAGYSSADKLILMGQISENNFLGRGDNVSLSANVSANSSRYNLGYTNPHLNDSPLSWGVDLFSTEREYDDYTKDSRGGGIRLGYPIFEKWQVYGNYSYTDTDLTDVSEDASYIIRKSVDLHVTSAVKISLVRDTRNKRYGASEGSKNSVSVKYGGGPFGGDAEFTKLEGSSGWYFPMPLRTVFHANLSVGQVFENSTDKLPVYERFYLGGLNSMRGFKYAKVSPIDPLTGDRIGGDRMWFTNTEFIFPLLESQGLMGVLFLDVGQVLNDDESWGDDNDAVKKASGVEVRWLSPMGPLRLVWGYNLDPVNGEDDSVWDFSVGGTF, from the coding sequence ATGACTGTGTCAAGAAATGTGGTCCCTAGCACTTCGCTCAGGCTTTCCCTGGTTGCCCTGTCGTATCTGCTGGTATTTCTCTTTTCGCCCCAGCTCGTGTTTCCGGCCAGCCAGAAAACCAGCTTTCTGCCTCTCAACGTCCACAGTCCAAGTGATGCAAAGGCCCTTCAGACAGCTGCAGATAAAGCGTTGCAAACTGCCATCGGCCAGACGACTATCCGCCTGATCCCCAGGAACGATGCGGAAAAGCTGGTCAATTACAATGAGGCATGGCCGCCTTCAGCAAAAACGCTAAGATCCCTCGCGGAAAAAATCGATTCAGACAATATCGCCGTAGGCGACTTAACCCTTATAGGCAGTAAAATCAGTATCGACATCAAAGTATTTGACATCCTCTCCCCCGGTACCCCGGCCTTCTTTTTTCAAACTGCCGAATCACTCGACGGATTGCCACAGGCGCTCAGCAAAATTGCCGCCGAGATGAAGAATCATCTTGAGCGGGAATCTCGCATTGCATCAATTGCTCCGGAAGGCAATCAACGGATTGACTCCGGTGCCATATTGAGCAAAATACTCACCAAGGTAGGCGACCCCTATAGCCAGACCGGGCTTCGAAACGATCTTAAGGAAATATTCAAGATGGGTTTTTTCAATGATGTGCAAATCGACATCAAAGATAGTGCCCAGGGGAAAAAGGTGGTCTTCCGGGTTATCGAAAAACCGGTCATCAACACCATCGTCTATGAAGGAATTAATGAACTGAAGGAAGACGATGTAAAGGCCGCAGCCAACATCAAGGAACACTTCATTCTCAACCCGGCCAAGATCACCGCGGCTGAGGAAGCGATCAAAAAACTCTATAAGACCAAAGGCTTTTATAACAGCAAGGTCACCTCGACTATCACCTATCCGGACGACAAAGGCGCGAACATTCGCTTTGCCATCAACGAGGGGCAGAAAGTCTTCATCAAGGAAATCAGCGTTGAAGGCAACACCACCTTTACCGACAAGGAGCTTCTCGCCGACATCGAGACCGATGAAAAATGGTTTATGTCCTGGCTGACTGACGCTGGTCTCCTTGACATGGCCAAGGTTCAACAGGACGCCCAAAAAATCATCAGCTTCTATAACAACAATGGTTTTCTGGAGGCAAAGGTCGGTGAACCAGTCATCACCCAGCAGGAAGAATGGCTCTTCGTAAAATTCATAGTCGAAGAAGGTCCACGGTTTCGGGTCGGTGCAGTTGATGTTACGGGAGACCTGATCGGCGACAAAGAGAAGATGCTTTCCTTGCTTTCCATTCGTAATGAAAAATATGTCAGCCGGCAGATAATCAGGGACAATATCCTTGCCCTCACTGATTATTATGCCGAATCCGGCTACGCTTTTGCCAATATCAGGCCTATTACCGCCAAATCTCCAACCGGAGACCGCATGGATGTTACCCTGAAGGTCACCAAGGGTAACCTTGTGTACATCGACAGGATCTCCATCAAAGGCAATTCTCGAACCCGTGATAACGTTATTCGCCGGGAACTGCGCATCGCCGAGGGTGGGGTCTTCGACTCAAAGGCCCTGCGGCAAAGCACTCAGGCCCTCCAGCGCCTCATGTATTTCGAGGAAGTGAACATCACCCCGGAACCGTCACTTGACCCCGACCGCATGAACGTCATCGTTCAGGTAAAGGAAAAAAGCACCGGCACCTTCAGTATCGGCGCCGGCTACAGCTCGGCCGACAAACTCATTCTCATGGGGCAGATCTCGGAAAACAACTTCCTCGGTCGGGGCGACAACGTCTCTCTCAGCGCCAATGTCAGTGCCAACAGTTCCAGGTACAACCTGGGATACACCAATCCGCACCTGAACGACTCCCCTCTGTCCTGGGGGGTGGATCTGTTCAGCACCGAACGGGAATATGATGATTACACCAAGGATTCGCGTGGTGGTGGCATCCGTCTCGGCTACCCGATCTTTGAAAAATGGCAGGTGTACGGCAATTATAGCTATACCGACACCGACCTGACCGATGTTTCGGAAGACGCATCGTACATCATCCGCAAATCGGTTGACCTCCACGTTACCAGCGCCGTCAAGATTTCCCTGGTGCGTGACACCCGTAACAAACGATACGGTGCCTCAGAAGGCTCAAAAAACAGCGTCAGTGTCAAATACGGCGGCGGGCCGTTTGGCGGCGATGCCGAGTTCACCAAGCTTGAAGGCTCCTCCGGTTGGTATTTCCCTATGCCCTTGCGGACCGTCTTTCATGCCAATTTATCCGTTGGCCAGGTGTTTGAAAATTCTACCGACAAGCTCCCGGTTTACGAACGGTTCTATCTGGGTGGCCTCAACTCGATGCGTGGCTTTAAATATGCCAAGGTCAGCCCCATTGATCCTCTAACCGGGGATCGCATCGGCGGTGACCGGATGTGGTTTACCAACACCGAGTTCATCTTTCCCCTTCTTGAAAGCCAGGGGCTGATGGGGGTTCTCTTCCTCGATGTTGGTCAGGTGCTTAACGATGATGAGAGTTGGGGAGATGACAACGATGCGGTGAAGAAGGCATCAGGCGTCGAGGTTCGTTGGTTGTCACCCATGGGACCGCTTCGCCTCGTCTGGGGCTACAATCTTGATCCCGTTAATGGTGAAGATGATTCCGTCTGGGACTTCAGCGTCGGCGGCACCTTCTAA
- a CDS encoding ComF family protein — MNILFPPVCGACRIRLDAHQSQNLCPECTAGIRYSCQPLCRICGMELAGPEERTHLCGRCLRMPPPYTIARSLVRYEPVVQKLVQRLKYAGDTSVVSGITDIVANCDLSEFADCQWILPVPLHLDRHRYRGLNQATILAGLFFPGKRQLIRMDWLVRTRNTPAQTLLGGAERRKNLVGAFQLRAGNRLAGTAVCLVDDVFTTGTTVEECARVLMSEGAREVRVLTLARVVVLQRGGMR; from the coding sequence ATGAACATCTTGTTCCCGCCGGTTTGTGGGGCTTGCCGGATTCGCCTTGATGCTCACCAATCACAAAATCTCTGTCCAGAATGCACTGCCGGAATCCGCTACTCCTGTCAACCGCTTTGCCGGATCTGCGGCATGGAACTCGCCGGTCCAGAGGAACGTACTCACCTATGCGGCAGATGTTTACGGATGCCTCCTCCCTATACCATCGCCAGATCTCTGGTTCGCTATGAACCGGTCGTACAAAAGCTGGTTCAACGCTTGAAATACGCCGGAGATACCTCTGTAGTATCTGGTATCACCGACATCGTGGCGAATTGTGATTTGAGCGAATTTGCTGACTGCCAGTGGATACTCCCGGTGCCACTCCACCTGGACCGTCATCGTTATCGGGGGCTCAACCAGGCAACCATCCTTGCCGGGCTGTTTTTCCCAGGGAAAAGGCAACTGATTCGGATGGATTGGCTTGTCAGGACGCGAAACACGCCAGCCCAGACATTGTTGGGCGGGGCAGAGCGACGGAAAAATTTGGTGGGCGCTTTTCAGTTGCGCGCTGGAAACCGGCTGGCGGGGACAGCGGTCTGTCTCGTCGATGACGTTTTTACTACCGGAACTACGGTGGAAGAGTGTGCACGGGTATTGATGTCCGAAGGGGCGAGAGAGGTGAGAGTACTTACCCTGGCACGTGTTGTGGTGCTACAACGTGGCGGAATGCGGTAA
- the dnaA gene encoding chromosomal replication initiator protein DnaA — MGKGVRMVWESVKESLKQAMAENIFALWIEPIQYVQIKDDCLYLRSPDRYFSAYVRQNFLEAITERLREHGGGPEKVVFCEESRSQERGKSPARIAGTPLRLPSIPENTSQVKALHPRYTFDEFTVGESNILAESACRSMVHKDGMVGPCLYINSDTGLGKSHLTHAVAHQIFAESPMTRLHYVTAKQFSAEMVRGIQHNAMDEFKRKYQENCDILLVEDVHSLTGKKKTQEELNDILDTLIKSGKRVILTANRAPRDLVGIDTEFQSRMTSGLVTAIKAPDINTRFRIVEKKALTQQLTLDEELIGYLANNIRGDIRRIESALIAIRAQANLLGGHVDLDLVREVVASIVGVNQMLSAAAIAELVSGQFKVSLEDLRSRSRKRSISFPRQIAMYLARKYTEESLADIGRAFNRDHSTVLHAIKAVGSQAVRNSSVGAQLEILGNKVKQL; from the coding sequence ATGGGGAAAGGGGTTCGTATGGTCTGGGAAAGTGTCAAAGAGAGTTTGAAACAAGCAATGGCGGAGAATATCTTCGCGCTTTGGATTGAGCCGATCCAATATGTCCAGATAAAGGATGACTGTCTGTATCTCAGGAGTCCGGACCGGTACTTTAGTGCCTATGTCCGGCAAAATTTTCTCGAAGCCATAACCGAAAGGCTCAGGGAGCATGGCGGTGGTCCTGAAAAGGTGGTGTTTTGTGAGGAATCGAGATCGCAAGAAAGAGGCAAATCTCCTGCGCGAATTGCTGGCACCCCGTTGCGCCTCCCTTCCATTCCCGAGAATACCTCGCAGGTGAAGGCATTGCATCCGCGCTATACCTTTGACGAGTTTACGGTTGGTGAAAGCAATATTCTCGCTGAATCGGCCTGCCGGTCGATGGTTCACAAGGATGGCATGGTCGGTCCATGCCTGTATATCAATAGCGATACCGGTCTTGGCAAGAGCCATTTGACCCATGCGGTTGCCCATCAGATCTTCGCCGAATCGCCGATGACCCGGCTGCATTATGTTACTGCCAAGCAGTTTTCGGCAGAGATGGTGCGGGGGATTCAGCATAATGCAATGGACGAGTTTAAACGGAAATATCAGGAAAACTGCGATATCTTGCTTGTCGAGGACGTGCATTCCTTAACCGGCAAGAAGAAGACTCAGGAAGAACTGAATGATATCCTCGATACCCTCATTAAATCGGGGAAAAGGGTCATTCTTACCGCCAATCGCGCTCCGCGTGATCTGGTCGGTATCGATACCGAGTTTCAGTCACGGATGACTTCCGGTTTGGTGACTGCCATCAAAGCCCCGGATATCAATACCCGTTTTCGCATCGTCGAGAAGAAGGCCCTGACCCAACAATTAACTCTCGACGAAGAGCTGATCGGCTATCTGGCCAATAATATACGGGGGGATATTCGCAGGATCGAGTCGGCGCTTATCGCCATTCGGGCTCAGGCCAATCTTCTTGGCGGTCATGTCGATCTTGATCTGGTGCGGGAGGTGGTGGCGTCTATTGTCGGGGTAAATCAGATGCTTTCCGCAGCCGCCATCGCCGAGCTGGTGAGCGGCCAATTCAAGGTAAGCTTGGAGGATCTGCGATCTCGTTCGCGAAAGCGTTCAATTTCTTTTCCTCGTCAAATTGCCATGTATCTGGCGAGAAAATATACCGAAGAGTCATTGGCCGATATCGGCAGGGCCTTTAACCGCGACCACTCGACGGTCTTGCATGCCATCAAGGCGGTGGGCAGCCAGGCGGTGCGTAACAGCTCGGTTGGTGCCCAGCTGGAGATCCTTGGCAATAAAGTGAAGCAGCTTTAA
- the hemG gene encoding protoporphyrinogen oxidase: MTTAYQTLIIGGGISGLVVAHKLRLHKPGHRFAILEKAERTGGVIATNCDQGYISEIGPHGFLDNCEESRRILTETGLDRESIKAPLIDFVRYVRLHGKLNLIPQTPGKIFMAPLIPWSAKLRVLAELWQPVVTGEPTVAKWCQHRFGPALLPYMDAVYTGTYAGDFDKLTIDSVMPGVRALEKKYGSVLRGLLSTMLAKRKNRTGGKKPFTMPAMTSFPQGMQRLPQRLTEGLEPGRDLFLNTTVTKVQKTGNGWLVESSAGEFHGQNVVFALPINAALRLLTELDPTIPERSVPSTWLATVVLGFKDTVKLPPGFGFLTPEVEKRFTLGALFSSNMFAGRAPDGHMVFEVLIGGRRHPERLQLDDASLTRKALDDIREILNLPSEPAYQTVLRSAGGIPQLERNYPSLLAWREKFLADQRGLHICGFGWDGIGLNDMMKHATQVSEALLQDSGTLRGGPELKGVYF; this comes from the coding sequence ATGACTACTGCCTACCAGACTCTTATCATCGGCGGAGGTATTTCAGGCCTCGTCGTCGCCCATAAACTCAGACTGCACAAACCGGGCCATCGTTTCGCCATCCTTGAAAAGGCTGAACGAACCGGCGGGGTTATTGCCACGAACTGCGACCAGGGATACATCAGTGAGATTGGTCCACACGGTTTTCTCGACAACTGCGAGGAAAGTCGGCGGATTCTCACGGAAACCGGTCTCGACCGGGAAAGCATCAAGGCGCCGCTCATCGATTTTGTCCGTTATGTACGGTTACATGGCAAACTGAACCTCATTCCCCAGACCCCGGGGAAAATATTCATGGCGCCTCTCATTCCCTGGAGCGCCAAACTGCGCGTTCTCGCCGAGCTCTGGCAACCGGTGGTCACTGGTGAACCAACGGTAGCCAAATGGTGCCAGCACCGCTTCGGCCCTGCCCTTCTCCCCTATATGGACGCAGTGTATACCGGCACCTACGCCGGGGACTTCGACAAACTCACTATCGACAGTGTTATGCCCGGGGTACGGGCCCTGGAAAAGAAATACGGTTCGGTGCTGCGTGGTCTGCTATCAACCATGCTCGCCAAAAGGAAGAACCGGACGGGCGGCAAAAAACCTTTTACCATGCCGGCGATGACCAGTTTTCCGCAGGGCATGCAACGCCTTCCACAAAGGCTGACAGAGGGCCTTGAGCCTGGCCGCGATCTCTTTCTCAATACGACCGTGACCAAGGTGCAAAAGACCGGCAATGGCTGGCTGGTTGAATCGTCCGCAGGAGAATTTCATGGCCAAAACGTGGTTTTTGCCCTGCCGATCAATGCGGCGCTGCGACTTCTGACCGAGCTCGATCCAACCATCCCTGAGAGATCAGTCCCCTCTACCTGGCTTGCGACCGTAGTTCTTGGCTTCAAGGATACCGTCAAGCTCCCCCCGGGCTTTGGCTTTCTCACCCCGGAGGTCGAGAAACGCTTTACCCTCGGGGCACTCTTTAGCTCAAACATGTTCGCCGGAAGGGCGCCGGATGGACATATGGTCTTTGAGGTCCTTATTGGTGGCAGGAGACATCCGGAGCGGCTGCAACTTGACGATGCAAGCCTGACCCGCAAGGCCCTCGACGATATCCGCGAGATCCTGAACCTGCCATCTGAACCTGCCTATCAAACAGTGCTGCGCTCTGCCGGGGGCATTCCCCAGCTGGAACGAAACTATCCCAGCCTTCTCGCCTGGCGGGAGAAATTTCTTGCCGACCAGCGGGGCCTACATATCTGTGGTTTTGGTTGGGATGGTATAGGGCTAAACGACATGATGAAACACGCAACTCAGGTTTCCGAGGCTCTCTTGCAAGACAGCGGCACGCTCCGTGGTGGACCGGAACTCAAGGGGGTTTACTTTTAA
- a CDS encoding metallophosphoesterase, which produces MAVKQFAPPGSPLANDQCSMNIIAFSDIHMATSEAANIPGIGEADVVILNGDLTNLGGVREVRRVLDYILALNPKVLAQFGNLDRLEVNGYLEDLGINLHGQARLVDGEVCLVGIGGSNITPFSTPSEFSEKEIFTLTDRALAQGREYITLAEPLYNRRIPLILVSHAPPHNTRVDMLHSGKHVGSTAIRSLIEQHRPDLCITGHIHEGKGMDAIGTTPIYNTGMLKRGGWLTISVNKAQLKVHLQ; this is translated from the coding sequence GTGGCTGTCAAGCAGTTTGCCCCTCCCGGCTCACCTCTGGCAAATGACCAATGCAGCATGAATATAATTGCCTTCAGCGATATCCACATGGCAACCAGCGAGGCCGCCAATATTCCCGGTATCGGCGAGGCTGACGTGGTCATCCTGAATGGCGACCTGACCAATCTTGGCGGGGTGCGGGAAGTGCGCAGAGTCCTCGACTACATTCTCGCTCTAAACCCGAAAGTACTCGCCCAATTCGGCAACCTTGACCGTCTGGAGGTAAACGGGTATCTCGAAGACCTCGGTATCAATCTGCACGGCCAGGCAAGGCTGGTTGACGGCGAGGTGTGTTTGGTTGGAATTGGTGGCTCCAATATCACACCCTTTTCGACCCCCTCCGAATTCTCCGAAAAGGAAATTTTCACCCTGACGGATCGGGCCTTGGCACAGGGCCGTGAATATATTACCCTGGCCGAGCCTCTATATAACAGACGTATCCCGTTGATCCTGGTGTCGCACGCTCCGCCGCACAATACCAGGGTTGACATGCTTCATAGCGGCAAACACGTGGGGTCCACAGCCATCCGATCACTGATTGAGCAGCACCGTCCGGACCTCTGTATTACCGGCCATATCCATGAAGGCAAGGGAATGGATGCCATCGGCACCACGCCCATCTACAATACCGGCATGCTGAAGCGCGGCGGCTGGCTAACAATTTCCGTAAACAAGGCGCAACTAAAAGTACACCTACAATGA